One genomic region from Cyanobium usitatum str. Tous encodes:
- a CDS encoding anthranilate synthase component I family protein has protein sequence MSPPRHREPQYHALPWRDPWPLVQALAAELGREGLVWLDSDGSAQGPCSRLGLAPLEQRICRGLPGESGASDPFALLADLAAGGGHWMGWLSYEAGAWVEPAPHWQSPDMALLWAARHDPVLVFDHGSQQQWLEGQDPARLSSFAALLERLDLGTTPASQSPAAIAPASWHWHTPPERFAAQVEQVLAWIAAGDLFQANLTACCEHSLTSPADPLGLYGRLRELCAAPFAGLAIAGGAASGEAVLSASPERFLRVGAGGEVETRPIKGTRPRHGDADADADAAADLVTSPKDRAENVMIVDLLRNDLGRVCKPGSIQVPQLVGLESYRQVHHLTSVVRGQLQPGFDTIDLLRACWPGGSITGAPKIRACQRLHGLEPVPRGPYCGSLFRLGVDGQFDSNILIRSLLLRGQRLRAHAGCGIVADSDPAAEAEELGWKLQPLLEALA, from the coding sequence ATGAGCCCGCCCCGCCACCGCGAGCCCCAATATCACGCCCTGCCCTGGCGGGATCCCTGGCCCCTAGTGCAAGCCCTGGCGGCCGAGCTGGGTAGGGAAGGTCTGGTGTGGCTCGATAGCGATGGCAGCGCCCAGGGCCCCTGCAGCCGCCTTGGCCTGGCGCCCCTGGAGCAGCGCATCTGCCGCGGCCTGCCGGGGGAGAGCGGCGCCAGTGATCCCTTTGCGCTGCTGGCCGATCTAGCCGCTGGCGGCGGCCACTGGATGGGCTGGCTCAGCTACGAAGCCGGGGCCTGGGTGGAGCCGGCACCCCATTGGCAGTCGCCCGACATGGCCCTGCTCTGGGCCGCCCGCCACGACCCGGTGCTGGTGTTTGACCATGGCAGCCAGCAGCAGTGGCTCGAGGGTCAAGATCCAGCGCGGCTAAGCAGCTTCGCTGCCCTGTTGGAGCGGCTTGATCTAGGCACCACGCCAGCGAGCCAATCCCCGGCCGCGATCGCGCCAGCCTCCTGGCACTGGCACACCCCACCGGAGCGCTTTGCCGCCCAGGTGGAGCAAGTGTTGGCCTGGATCGCCGCCGGCGATCTTTTCCAAGCCAATCTCACCGCCTGCTGCGAGCACTCCTTAACAAGCCCCGCCGATCCCCTCGGCCTTTACGGCCGCCTGCGCGAGCTATGCGCCGCCCCCTTTGCTGGCCTGGCGATCGCCGGCGGCGCGGCGTCGGGGGAGGCGGTGCTGTCGGCCTCGCCGGAGCGGTTCCTGCGGGTGGGGGCTGGTGGGGAGGTGGAAACCAGGCCGATCAAGGGCACCCGGCCGCGCCATGGCGATGCCGACGCCGATGCCGACGCCGCCGCCGACCTGGTCACCAGCCCCAAGGACCGGGCCGAGAACGTGATGATCGTCGACCTACTGCGCAACGACCTGGGCCGGGTGTGCAAGCCAGGCTCGATTCAGGTGCCCCAGCTGGTGGGGCTGGAGAGCTACCGCCAGGTGCACCACCTCACCTCGGTGGTGCGGGGCCAGCTGCAGCCGGGGTTCGACACGATTGACCTGCTGCGGGCCTGCTGGCCGGGCGGTTCGATCACCGGTGCGCCCAAGATCCGCGCCTGCCAGCGCCTGCATGGCCTCGAGCCGGTGCCGCGGGGGCCCTACTGCGGCTCCCTATTCAGGCTTGGGGTCGACGGCCAGTTCGACAGCAACATCCTGATCCGCTCGCTGCTGCTGCGCGGCCAGCGCCTGCGGGCCCACGCCGGCTGCGGCATCGTGGCCGACTCCGACCCCGCCGCCGAAGCCGAGGAGCTGGGCTGGAAACTGCAACCCCTGCTGGAGGCCCTGGCATGA
- the urtE gene encoding urea ABC transporter ATP-binding subunit UrtE, whose product MTTLLEISGLNTYYGESHILRDVDLTVNSGEMVCLVGRNGVGKTTLLKSLIGLLQARRGDILFEGMLVNRQAPHVRARAGIGYVPQGREIIAQLTVEENLKLGMEALPSGLKQNSKIDPFIYELFPILQEFLPRKGGDLSGGQQQQLAIARALLGRPKLLLLDEPTEGIQPNIVQDIENAVRRIIAETGIGVLLVEQHRHFVRQADRYYAMQRGGIVASGATADLSPEMIQRFLSV is encoded by the coding sequence ATGACTACACTTTTAGAGATTTCGGGCCTCAATACTTACTATGGTGAGAGCCATATTCTCCGCGACGTAGACCTCACTGTTAATTCAGGGGAAATGGTCTGCTTGGTGGGGCGTAATGGTGTGGGAAAAACAACCCTCCTTAAGTCATTGATCGGGCTCCTGCAGGCTCGCAGGGGGGACATTTTATTTGAAGGTATGCTTGTAAACAGACAAGCCCCTCATGTAAGAGCAAGAGCGGGTATTGGCTATGTGCCTCAGGGAAGGGAAATCATTGCGCAGTTAACTGTGGAGGAAAACCTCAAGCTGGGGATGGAGGCACTACCCTCTGGCTTGAAGCAGAACAGCAAGATCGACCCTTTCATATATGAGCTCTTCCCGATACTGCAGGAGTTCCTGCCGCGCAAGGGAGGTGATCTTAGTGGCGGGCAGCAGCAGCAATTGGCTATTGCAAGGGCACTTCTTGGAAGGCCAAAGTTGCTATTGCTAGATGAGCCAACTGAGGGGATTCAGCCAAATATTGTCCAGGATATCGAAAATGCCGTACGCAGAATAATTGCAGAGACAGGTATCGGCGTGCTGCTAGTTGAGCAGCATCGTCATTTCGTGCGCCAGGCAGATCGTTATTACGCTATGCAGCGTGGCGGGATTGTGGCCAGTGGTGCTACAGCGGATCTCAGCCCGGAGATGATTCAGCGCTTTTTAAGTGTTTGA
- a CDS encoding peptidylprolyl isomerase: MARLGLLEPYVRANLLALAASDVALSDEQINAARQAFCRQYQIRDAEALKAWAIARMLSPAALEAQMRQPLQLQLLCQRDFSAKAEARFLQRKNQLDRVVYSLLRLRDGGLARELYLRIDDGDANFADLAARYAEGPEQATRGIVGPVPLTQAHPALVDRLRTAPPGVVLEPFQIEAWWLVVRLESLTSATFDEATAAQMAEELFEQWISEQVERRLADLRPLLELAVSGDAAQPLAPASQSV, from the coding sequence TTGGCTCGCCTCGGCTTGCTTGAGCCCTACGTGCGAGCCAATTTGCTGGCCTTGGCGGCTAGCGATGTTGCCCTAAGCGATGAGCAAATAAATGCGGCCAGGCAGGCTTTTTGTCGTCAGTACCAAATCCGCGACGCTGAGGCTCTCAAGGCCTGGGCGATAGCCCGCATGCTTAGCCCTGCCGCCCTCGAGGCGCAGATGCGACAGCCCCTGCAGCTGCAGCTTCTCTGCCAGCGCGATTTCTCCGCCAAAGCGGAAGCGCGCTTTCTGCAGCGCAAGAACCAACTCGATCGCGTCGTTTACAGCCTGCTGCGCCTCCGCGATGGTGGTCTGGCCCGCGAGCTCTATTTGCGCATTGATGATGGCGATGCCAACTTCGCCGATTTAGCAGCCCGCTACGCCGAAGGCCCCGAGCAGGCGACCCGCGGCATTGTTGGCCCGGTGCCCCTCACCCAAGCCCACCCTGCCTTGGTTGATCGACTGCGCACCGCTCCCCCTGGCGTAGTGCTCGAGCCCTTCCAGATCGAAGCCTGGTGGCTGGTGGTGCGGCTCGAAAGCCTCACCTCCGCCACCTTCGATGAAGCCACCGCAGCCCAAATGGCCGAAGAGCTGTTCGAGCAGTGGATCTCAGAGCAGGTTGAACGACGTCTTGCTGACCTGCGGCCCCTGCTTGAGCTGGCCGTGTCCGGCGATGCTGCCCAGCCGTTAGCTCCTGCTTCACAATCGGTGTGA
- a CDS encoding HlyD family secretion protein — translation MSIVRRAQNAIERRVQTSHEEMALQQSRFLARAITWALVGTTAAGLAWLAFAKTDEVVVAPGKLQPIGDVKTIQMPVGGVLETMLVKDGQRVTKGQVLLRLDNEATLDRQGSLRTTITAKQAQLRLKEVELARYLNLNDTEQTVTRQNLVLEIEILQRLEVLKAVGASAELQYLQQRNKVREVEGEISKLKVDRLRQVAIIEQALEQIKGELADLGSKLTELQVNIRYQDVRSPVDGVVFDLKPTGPGFVAQGSEPVMKIVPFSALQAKVEIESSDIGFVRVGRPADISIDSFPATDFGVLLGTVKGIGSDALPPDERNQTYRFPATIALDTQQLMLKSGKSLPLQVGMSLTANIKLRKVTYLQLLLGEFKDKTDSLKQI, via the coding sequence ATGTCGATTGTGCGCCGCGCCCAAAACGCTATTGAGCGCCGGGTTCAGACCAGCCATGAGGAGATGGCGTTGCAACAGTCCCGCTTTTTAGCGCGGGCTATCACCTGGGCCTTGGTGGGCACCACAGCTGCTGGCCTGGCCTGGCTGGCCTTCGCCAAAACCGACGAAGTGGTGGTGGCCCCTGGCAAGCTTCAGCCGATCGGCGATGTCAAAACCATCCAGATGCCGGTGGGTGGCGTGCTCGAAACCATGCTCGTCAAGGACGGGCAGCGGGTGACGAAGGGGCAGGTGCTGCTGCGCCTCGACAACGAGGCCACCCTCGACCGCCAGGGGAGTCTGCGCACCACCATCACCGCTAAGCAGGCCCAGTTGCGTCTCAAGGAGGTGGAGCTGGCGCGCTATCTCAATCTCAACGACACCGAGCAGACGGTGACACGGCAGAACCTCGTGCTTGAGATCGAAATCCTGCAGCGGCTTGAGGTCCTCAAGGCCGTTGGGGCATCTGCCGAGTTGCAGTATCTGCAACAGCGCAACAAGGTGCGCGAAGTGGAGGGTGAGATCTCCAAGCTCAAGGTCGATCGTCTGCGTCAAGTTGCGATCATTGAGCAGGCGCTGGAGCAGATCAAAGGAGAGCTGGCCGATCTCGGCAGCAAGCTCACTGAGCTCCAGGTCAACATCCGCTACCAGGATGTGCGCTCTCCGGTGGATGGGGTGGTGTTTGATCTCAAGCCCACCGGTCCTGGTTTTGTGGCCCAGGGCAGTGAGCCAGTGATGAAGATTGTTCCCTTTTCTGCGCTCCAAGCCAAGGTGGAGATTGAGAGCAGCGATATTGGCTTTGTGCGAGTTGGTCGCCCTGCCGATATCAGCATCGATTCCTTCCCCGCTACTGATTTCGGAGTGCTGCTTGGCACCGTTAAGGGCATTGGCTCCGATGCCTTGCCCCCGGATGAGCGCAACCAGACCTATCGCTTCCCTGCCACGATTGCTCTCGACACCCAGCAGCTCATGCTGAAATCTGGCAAGAGCCTGCCATTGCAGGTGGGCATGTCACTCACGGCCAATATCAAGCTGCGCAAGGTAACTTACTTGCAACTTCTACTTGGAGAATTTAAAGATAAAACAGACTCCCTCAAGCAGATCTGA
- the queC gene encoding 7-cyano-7-deazaguanine synthase QueC — protein sequence MPGPPLAIALLSGGLDSATAAALAIEAGYRVIGLSLDYGQRHRRELQAAAELAPLLGLAEHHTIAVNLAAWGGSALTDTAIAVPSAGVEAGVIPCTYVPGRNTVFIALALSLAEARGAQKLVLGVNAVDYSGYPDCRPDYLEAFQSLAELASKAGREGHAAQLWAPLVTWSKTRIVQEARRLGVPIERTWSCYEGGERPCGVCDSCRIRDAALLAAEA from the coding sequence ATGCCTGGCCCACCCCTGGCCATCGCCCTGCTCTCCGGCGGCCTGGATTCGGCTACCGCCGCGGCCCTGGCGATCGAAGCCGGTTACCGGGTGATCGGGCTGTCGCTGGATTACGGCCAACGCCATCGCCGCGAACTGCAAGCCGCCGCCGAACTGGCACCGCTCCTGGGACTGGCTGAACACCACACCATCGCCGTCAATCTGGCCGCTTGGGGTGGCTCCGCCCTCACCGACACCGCCATCGCCGTGCCCAGCGCAGGGGTTGAGGCGGGCGTGATCCCGTGCACCTATGTGCCAGGACGCAACACCGTGTTCATCGCCTTGGCGCTGAGCCTGGCTGAGGCCCGCGGCGCCCAGAAGCTGGTGCTGGGCGTAAATGCTGTCGACTATTCCGGCTACCCCGACTGCCGTCCCGACTACCTCGAAGCCTTCCAGAGCCTGGCGGAGCTGGCCAGCAAGGCCGGCCGCGAAGGCCACGCCGCCCAGCTCTGGGCACCCCTGGTGACCTGGAGCAAAACCCGGATCGTGCAAGAGGCCCGGCGGCTGGGCGTGCCGATCGAGCGCACCTGGAGCTGCTACGAGGGCGGCGAGCGGCCCTGTGGCGTGTGCGACAGCTGCCGCATCCGCGATGCCGCCCTGCTGGCAGCTGAGGCATGA
- a CDS encoding aminotransferase class IV, which translates to MSDPIAWLGDGTGQGRWGTPQTLTLPISDRGLLLADGLFETLLVEAGQAWLLDEHLARWQSSAMLLGLPPPPVAATVKPLIAAAIERSGIGTAQGGSGALRLNWSRGSGARGIDPPRISSPSFWLQLSASKPCFEPVRVIVSPTETRSASSLLSRCKSLAYGASIQARRQALEAGADDALLNSSAGGLCCSTSANLLVCRGGSWITPPLSSGCLPGVMRQRGLETGLITECDVQKPELLTCDAAWLINSLNCRPISHFHDAKLKNSHWEDPETAWRRLLTAGGFKHLKSAESSPG; encoded by the coding sequence ATGAGCGACCCGATCGCCTGGCTGGGCGACGGCACGGGGCAGGGGCGCTGGGGCACACCGCAGACCCTGACCCTGCCGATCAGCGACCGAGGCCTGCTGCTGGCCGATGGCCTGTTTGAAACCCTGCTGGTGGAGGCAGGTCAGGCCTGGCTGCTGGACGAACACCTGGCCCGCTGGCAGAGCTCGGCGATGCTGCTGGGGCTGCCGCCACCGCCAGTAGCGGCGACCGTGAAGCCCCTGATCGCCGCAGCGATCGAGCGCAGCGGCATCGGCACGGCCCAGGGCGGCAGCGGCGCCCTGCGGCTCAACTGGAGCCGCGGCAGCGGTGCACGGGGCATCGACCCACCCCGCATCAGCAGCCCCAGCTTCTGGCTGCAGCTCAGTGCCAGCAAACCGTGTTTTGAGCCGGTGCGAGTGATCGTTAGTCCCACCGAAACCCGCAGCGCCTCCAGCCTGCTGAGCCGCTGCAAGAGCCTTGCCTACGGGGCCTCGATCCAGGCCCGCCGCCAGGCCCTGGAGGCGGGCGCCGACGACGCCCTGCTGAATAGTTCCGCCGGCGGCCTCTGCTGCAGCACCAGCGCCAACCTGCTGGTGTGCCGCGGGGGCTCCTGGATCACCCCGCCCCTAAGCAGCGGCTGCCTGCCGGGGGTGATGCGGCAGCGGGGTCTGGAAACTGGACTAATCACTGAATGTGATGTACAAAAGCCTGAGCTCCTGACATGCGATGCAGCATGGCTAATTAATAGCCTTAACTGCCGGCCCATAAGTCATTTCCATGACGCCAAGCTAAAAAATAGCCATTGGGAAGATCCAGAGACAGCTTGGCGGCGATTATTAACGGCGGGCGGGTTCAAACACTTAAAAAGCGCTGAATCATCTCCGGGCTGA
- the urtD gene encoding urea ABC transporter ATP-binding protein UrtD, translating to MSDYLLELRHVNVSFDGFLALNDLNLSLVTGELRAVIGPNGAGKTTFLDVITGKVRPTTGDVLFKSRSIARVSEYSIARLGIGRKFQSPRVFEKLTVQENLELAVSQPKQPFPLLFGSLTATQRDQVQHLMSIVSLQPKARWPAGSLSHGQKQWLEIAMLVGQDPDLLLVDEPVAGLTDEETELTADLLKSLAGDHTVLVIDHDMEFIRRLDTSVTVLHQGHVLCDGSMDEVQSDPRVIEVYLGSSEVDY from the coding sequence ATGAGTGATTACTTGCTTGAGCTGCGTCACGTGAATGTTTCTTTTGATGGCTTTCTTGCTCTAAATGATCTCAATCTTTCACTAGTGACTGGTGAGCTTAGGGCTGTAATTGGGCCCAATGGTGCAGGTAAAACCACCTTCCTTGATGTTATTACCGGTAAGGTTAGACCTACTACTGGTGATGTTCTTTTCAAGAGCCGCTCTATAGCGCGCGTATCTGAGTATTCAATTGCTCGCTTGGGTATAGGGCGTAAGTTTCAGAGTCCAAGAGTTTTTGAAAAGCTTACTGTTCAGGAAAATCTTGAATTAGCTGTAAGCCAGCCTAAGCAGCCCTTTCCTCTTTTATTTGGAAGCCTTACCGCTACCCAGCGTGATCAAGTTCAGCATTTAATGTCTATTGTGAGCCTGCAGCCAAAAGCAAGATGGCCGGCAGGCTCTCTTTCTCATGGGCAAAAGCAGTGGCTAGAGATTGCTATGCTTGTGGGTCAAGATCCCGATTTGCTGTTAGTAGACGAGCCGGTGGCTGGTCTTACTGATGAGGAGACTGAGCTTACAGCAGATTTGCTGAAGTCATTGGCTGGCGACCACACCGTACTCGTGATTGACCATGACATGGAATTTATTCGAAGGCTTGATACTTCTGTGACAGTGTTGCATCAGGGGCATGTTCTTTGTGATGGAAGCATGGATGAAGTGCAGTCCGACCCTCGAGTAATTGAGGTTTATCTTGGCAGCAGTGAGGTTGACTACTAA
- a CDS encoding peptidase domain-containing ABC transporter: MDDSIPAQLPAHPAFAGLSHASAERLQRQLSVRRFAVGDPLCLGGLIPSEILLIQSGTARLLVRDQGRLRTAEKLGPGSFVGLASLLRAAPCEEVSAGSEVEALVLADSLILELLTGETSFAQWCGSHLFTAELAALLALLLEQHPQARTSIQELLDQARPQARLVPPEPAALAALPIEFSLLAASHNLLDHPLGAALNPRQGVPVATPPLPPRLIALPAELLAPVAPVLEAELMPEGSGSGAGEPGGSNPPLASGLDLGQRDRTALQLLRGNGPLEETLACFQMLAAELKLPFRRDAIEKILRDVLRRGQTPDLQLCGNLAAMMGLHVSGVRVPANQGTRLQTPALIPWQGGFAVVRGANARGLLLASPRQGWVEISPDQLAEAFPDGIEVLMLERSSATPEQRFGFAWFWPALQRYRGILTQVLIASFVVQLFSLANPLLIQVIIDKVINQRSLDTLQVLGFALVVVTLMEGLIGALRTFLFSETTNRIDLRLGAEVIDHLLRLPLNYFDRRPVGELGTRIAELEKIRNFLTGQALTTLLDTAFSVIYIAVMLIYSWLLTLIALCVLPIQIALTVLGAPLFRRQYRDAAQENARTQSHLVEVLTGIQTVKAQNVEMISRWKWQDLYGKYISRTFEKTITGTALTETSQVLQKLSQLLVLWVGASLVLSGDMTLGQLIAFRIISGYVTQPLLRLSSIWQSIQELKVSFERLADVVDTPEESDEADKQKIPLPPIAGEVRFDDLCFSFTPGGAQVLRHIDFTIAAGTFVGVVGQSGSGKSTLTKMLARLYSPGSGRILIDNYDIDKVELYSLRRQIGIVPQEPLLFTGTVAENIALTDPDASSDAIVQAARLACAHDFIMELPAGYSSNVGERGAGLSGGQRQRLALARTLLSQPRLLVLDEATSALDYDTERRVCDNLLDNLKHCTVFFITHRLSTIRRADLIVMLHEGAVVETGTHDELMERRGRYYALYRQQEVN, from the coding sequence ATGGACGATTCAATCCCTGCGCAGCTGCCCGCCCATCCCGCCTTTGCCGGGTTGTCGCACGCCAGCGCCGAGCGTTTGCAGCGGCAGCTCAGTGTGCGCCGGTTTGCTGTTGGTGATCCCCTTTGCCTTGGGGGCTTGATTCCCTCTGAGATTCTGCTGATCCAATCCGGCACAGCTCGCTTGCTGGTGCGGGACCAGGGCCGCCTGCGCACAGCGGAAAAGCTGGGACCGGGCAGCTTTGTGGGCCTGGCCTCCCTGTTGCGAGCTGCTCCCTGTGAGGAGGTGAGCGCGGGCTCCGAAGTGGAGGCCCTGGTGCTGGCCGACTCCCTGATCCTGGAGCTGCTGACGGGCGAAACCTCCTTCGCCCAGTGGTGTGGCTCCCACCTATTCACCGCTGAATTGGCAGCCCTACTGGCCCTGCTGCTTGAGCAGCACCCCCAGGCCCGCACTTCGATCCAGGAGTTGCTGGATCAGGCCCGCCCCCAGGCCCGACTGGTTCCGCCTGAGCCTGCGGCCCTAGCTGCCCTGCCGATTGAATTCAGCTTGCTGGCCGCCAGTCACAACCTGCTCGATCACCCCTTGGGCGCAGCGCTCAATCCCCGCCAGGGTGTGCCGGTCGCCACCCCACCGCTGCCGCCACGCCTGATTGCCCTGCCTGCGGAGCTGCTCGCGCCGGTAGCTCCAGTGCTGGAAGCCGAGCTGATGCCGGAGGGTTCCGGCAGCGGTGCCGGCGAGCCTGGTGGCTCCAATCCGCCTTTGGCTTCAGGCCTTGATCTGGGCCAGCGGGATCGCACGGCCCTGCAGCTACTGCGCGGCAATGGCCCCCTAGAGGAAACCCTCGCCTGTTTCCAGATGTTGGCGGCGGAGCTCAAGCTGCCCTTCCGCCGCGATGCGATCGAGAAGATCCTGCGCGATGTGTTGCGCCGCGGCCAGACGCCGGACCTGCAGCTCTGCGGCAATCTCGCCGCGATGATGGGTTTGCACGTAAGCGGCGTGCGAGTGCCTGCCAACCAGGGCACGCGCCTGCAGACCCCGGCCCTGATCCCCTGGCAGGGCGGGTTTGCCGTGGTGCGGGGCGCCAATGCGCGCGGTTTGCTGCTGGCCTCCCCTCGGCAGGGCTGGGTGGAGATCTCCCCCGACCAGCTTGCCGAGGCCTTCCCCGATGGCATCGAGGTGCTGATGCTGGAGCGCAGCTCTGCCACTCCCGAGCAGCGCTTTGGCTTTGCCTGGTTCTGGCCAGCTCTGCAGCGCTACCGCGGCATCCTCACCCAGGTGCTGATCGCCTCCTTTGTGGTGCAGCTGTTCAGCCTGGCCAACCCCCTGCTGATTCAGGTGATCATCGACAAGGTGATCAACCAGCGCAGTCTCGACACCCTGCAGGTGCTGGGCTTTGCCCTGGTGGTGGTGACCTTGATGGAGGGTTTGATCGGCGCCCTGCGCACCTTCCTATTCAGCGAAACCACCAATCGCATCGACCTGCGCCTAGGCGCTGAGGTGATCGACCACCTGCTGCGGCTGCCGCTCAATTACTTCGATCGCCGTCCCGTGGGCGAACTCGGTACCCGTATCGCTGAGCTGGAGAAGATCCGTAATTTCCTCACCGGCCAAGCGCTCACCACCCTGCTCGACACTGCCTTCTCGGTGATCTATATCGCCGTGATGCTGATCTACAGCTGGCTGCTTACCTTGATCGCCCTGTGCGTGCTGCCGATTCAGATTGCTCTCACCGTGCTTGGCGCGCCCCTGTTCCGCCGTCAATACCGCGATGCGGCCCAGGAGAACGCCCGCACCCAGAGCCACCTAGTTGAGGTGCTCACCGGCATCCAGACGGTGAAGGCCCAGAACGTCGAGATGATCAGCCGCTGGAAGTGGCAAGACCTCTACGGCAAATACATCTCCCGCACGTTTGAAAAAACCATCACCGGTACGGCCCTTACCGAAACCTCCCAGGTGCTGCAGAAGCTCTCCCAGCTGCTGGTGCTCTGGGTAGGCGCCTCTTTGGTGCTCTCCGGTGACATGACCCTGGGCCAGTTGATCGCCTTCCGGATCATTTCTGGTTACGTCACCCAGCCTTTGCTGCGGCTCTCTTCGATCTGGCAGAGCATCCAGGAGCTCAAGGTTTCCTTTGAGCGCCTTGCTGATGTGGTCGACACCCCGGAGGAATCAGACGAGGCTGATAAGCAGAAGATTCCTCTGCCGCCCATCGCCGGCGAGGTGCGTTTCGACGACCTCTGCTTCTCCTTCACCCCAGGTGGCGCCCAGGTGTTGCGTCACATCGACTTCACCATCGCTGCCGGCACCTTTGTGGGGGTGGTGGGGCAGAGCGGTAGCGGTAAGAGCACCCTCACCAAAATGCTGGCGCGCCTCTATTCACCAGGCAGCGGCCGCATCCTGATCGACAACTACGACATCGACAAAGTTGAGCTCTATTCGCTGCGGCGCCAAATCGGCATCGTGCCCCAGGAGCCCCTGCTGTTCACCGGCACGGTGGCAGAAAATATTGCCCTCACCGATCCCGATGCCAGCAGCGATGCGATCGTGCAGGCGGCACGTCTGGCCTGCGCCCACGATTTCATCATGGAGCTACCTGCTGGCTACAGCAGCAATGTGGGTGAGCGTGGTGCCGGCCTTTCCGGCGGTCAGCGGCAGCGGCTGGCCCTGGCCCGCACCCTGCTCTCCCAGCCGCGGCTGCTGGTGCTCGATGAAGCAACTAGCGCCCTCGACTACGACACCGAGCGCCGAGTGTGCGACAACTTGCTCGACAACCTCAAACACTGCACCGTCTTCTTCATCACCCACCGGCTCTCCACCATCCGCCGGGCCGATCTAATCGTGATGCTGCACGAGGGAGCCGTCGTGGAAACGGGTACCCACGATGAGTTGATGGAGCGCCGAGGTCGCTATTACGCCCTATACCGCCAGCAGGAGGTCAACTGA
- a CDS encoding 7-carboxy-7-deazaguanine synthase QueE encodes MPQSLAAALPLSAALPVVETFHSLQGEGLHAGRSALFIRLGGCSVGCSWCDTKHSWPAEAHPQQALAALAAEAEAAAATGAAFVVLTGGEPLHHDLGPLCQALEPSGLPLHLETSGVDPLSGRFAWITLSPKRHRPPTAELLATCQELKVVVHEAADLAFAAAMAAAAAAAGNQPALLLQPGWDSPAGQALAIDYVRRHRRWRLSLQSHKLLGLR; translated from the coding sequence GTGCCCCAGTCACTGGCCGCTGCCCTGCCACTGTCTGCTGCCTTGCCGGTAGTGGAAACCTTCCACTCCCTCCAGGGTGAAGGCCTGCACGCCGGCCGCAGCGCCTTGTTCATCCGCCTGGGGGGCTGCAGCGTGGGCTGCAGCTGGTGCGACACCAAGCACTCCTGGCCGGCCGAGGCGCACCCCCAGCAAGCCCTGGCCGCGCTGGCTGCCGAAGCCGAGGCCGCCGCGGCAACCGGTGCCGCCTTCGTGGTGCTCACCGGCGGTGAACCGCTGCACCACGATCTGGGGCCCCTTTGCCAGGCCCTAGAGCCCTCGGGCCTGCCGCTGCACCTGGAAACCAGCGGCGTGGATCCGCTCAGTGGTCGCTTCGCCTGGATCACCCTTTCGCCCAAGCGCCACCGCCCTCCCACCGCGGAGCTGCTGGCGACCTGCCAGGAGCTCAAGGTGGTGGTGCACGAGGCCGCCGATCTGGCCTTCGCCGCTGCCATGGCGGCAGCGGCCGCCGCCGCTGGCAACCAGCCGGCGCTGCTGCTGCAACCGGGCTGGGACTCCCCAGCTGGCCAGGCCCTGGCGATCGACTACGTGCGCCGCCACCGCCGCTGGCGGCTCAGCCTGCAGAGCCACAAGTTGCTGGGATTGCGCTGA
- a CDS encoding ecotin family protein: MAITVDMEMDTDLARGIKNAALVLLLAAAPVSAVPRLDLSSYPKVAAGDRRWVIQLPGVLPPNSDAALSSNPADWRVQLLVGQMVQLDCNRQMFGGKLRAVKPAQKGGPVIYRVTDVGQLASTRMACPADQPRRLGFVPMAGKAFVVPYNASRPIVVDAPRPLELRWRLWKAEVQERPARLQ; the protein is encoded by the coding sequence ATGGCCATAACCGTTGATATGGAGATGGATACGGATTTGGCCAGGGGCATCAAGAACGCGGCGCTTGTTTTGCTGCTCGCTGCGGCGCCCGTCTCGGCGGTGCCCCGGCTCGATCTCTCTAGTTACCCCAAAGTCGCTGCCGGCGACCGGCGCTGGGTGATTCAGCTGCCGGGGGTGCTGCCCCCCAACTCCGATGCCGCCCTGTCGTCAAACCCCGCCGACTGGCGGGTGCAGTTGCTGGTGGGACAAATGGTGCAACTGGATTGCAATCGCCAGATGTTCGGCGGCAAGCTCCGCGCCGTGAAACCCGCCCAGAAGGGTGGACCGGTGATCTATCGGGTCACGGATGTGGGGCAGTTGGCCTCCACCCGCATGGCCTGCCCGGCGGACCAGCCGCGCCGGCTCGGCTTTGTGCCGATGGCCGGTAAGGCGTTTGTGGTGCCTTACAACGCCAGTCGCCCGATCGTGGTCGATGCCCCCCGGCCGCTGGAGCTGCGCTGGCGGCTGTGGAAGGCCGAGGTCCAGGAGCGCCCGGCCCGCCTGCAGTGA